In a single window of the Dysgonomonas mossii genome:
- a CDS encoding alpha-1,2-fucosyltransferase, producing MVAVLLSGGLGNQMFQYAAAKSLAIRLNTTLSVDLYTFSKKTQATVRPYELGIFNIEDVVETSSLKAKAVTKARPFIQKHRSFFQRFGVFTDTYAILYQPAFEALTGDVIMSGYFQNESYFNNISELLRKDFSFKYPLTGKNKDIAGQVSENQSIAVHIRRGDYLNKNSQSNFAILEKDYYENAINYISAHVKNPEFYVFSEDFDWIKDNLNFKEFPVTFIDWNKGKDSYIDMQLMSLCKHNIIANSSFSWWSAWLNNNEEKNIIAPKRWFLDEQKNELLGCFYPQGWSKI from the coding sequence ATGGTTGCAGTATTATTATCGGGTGGATTGGGGAATCAGATGTTTCAGTATGCGGCTGCCAAGTCGTTGGCTATTCGTTTAAATACGACTCTGTCTGTTGATCTATATACATTTTCTAAAAAAACGCAAGCTACGGTACGTCCCTACGAACTGGGTATATTTAATATAGAAGATGTAGTAGAAACCTCGTCTCTGAAAGCAAAAGCTGTAACTAAAGCGAGACCCTTTATTCAAAAGCACAGATCTTTTTTTCAGAGATTTGGAGTGTTTACTGATACATATGCAATCTTATACCAACCGGCTTTTGAAGCTTTGACGGGCGACGTGATAATGTCCGGCTATTTTCAGAATGAATCATACTTCAATAATATATCTGAGCTTTTACGGAAGGATTTTTCCTTCAAATATCCATTAACCGGAAAAAATAAAGATATCGCAGGGCAGGTTTCAGAAAATCAGTCTATTGCCGTTCATATACGCAGAGGGGATTATCTGAATAAGAATTCACAATCGAACTTTGCTATCCTTGAAAAAGACTATTACGAGAATGCCATCAACTATATATCTGCGCATGTAAAGAATCCTGAATTTTATGTTTTCTCAGAGGATTTTGATTGGATAAAGGATAATCTTAACTTTAAAGAATTTCCTGTTACTTTTATAGATTGGAATAAAGGAAAAGACAGCTATATAGACATGCAGCTGATGAGCTTGTGTAAACATAATATTATAGCCAACAGCAGCTTTAGTTGGTGGAGTGCGTGGCTTAACAACAATGAAGAGAAAAATATAATTGCTCCCAAGCGATGGTTTTTGGATGAGCAAAAAAATGAATTGTTAGGTTGTTTTTATCCTCAAGGGTGGAGCAAAATCTGA
- a CDS encoding glycosyltransferase family 2 protein, whose translation MPKVSILMPVYNADQYLSQALDSIVSQSFEDWELILINDGSTDRSESIIIDYDDERIFYIKNPVNLKLIKTLNKGIDYCGGQYIARMDADDICHPDRLKRQVEFLDSHPQVLMCGTAATVIDNSGKKTGNIHNQTSDDYLQINLMFSPSFIHPSMMIRTEVLKQNKYDEAYKHVEDYDLWCRIAKLGKVANIDDELLQYRWHDSNVSVLNSEVQHELKDELIKRELSRLDLTPTELELYCHKVTFQLYALGNKLDVPVDRFEDIANWFTKLIRQNEIKHIYLQPALVAFLWCRWAVLCISQKKYGKVLFPPFAKYNPAILSRLIKLIFFLRKK comes from the coding sequence ATGCCAAAAGTATCGATATTAATGCCAGTTTATAATGCCGATCAATATTTGTCTCAGGCATTAGACAGTATTGTATCGCAGAGCTTCGAAGATTGGGAGCTGATACTTATAAATGACGGGTCTACCGATCGCAGCGAGTCTATTATTATTGACTATGATGACGAACGGATTTTTTATATAAAGAATCCTGTCAATCTGAAATTGATAAAAACGTTAAATAAGGGTATTGATTATTGCGGAGGACAATATATAGCTCGCATGGATGCCGATGATATTTGTCACCCCGATAGATTGAAGCGTCAAGTTGAGTTCCTCGATTCACATCCTCAAGTACTGATGTGTGGCACTGCCGCTACGGTGATTGATAATAGTGGGAAGAAGACCGGAAATATTCATAATCAGACTAGTGATGATTATCTTCAGATCAACCTGATGTTTTCCCCTTCTTTTATTCATCCGAGTATGATGATTCGCACCGAAGTGCTGAAACAGAATAAGTACGATGAGGCGTATAAGCATGTGGAAGACTATGATTTGTGGTGCAGGATAGCCAAGCTCGGCAAGGTTGCAAATATTGATGATGAACTGCTCCAGTACAGGTGGCACGACAGCAACGTATCGGTTTTAAATAGTGAAGTACAGCACGAACTGAAAGATGAGCTTATAAAAAGAGAGTTGAGCCGACTTGATTTAACTCCTACCGAATTGGAGCTATACTGTCATAAAGTAACTTTTCAATTGTATGCTTTGGGGAATAAGTTGGATGTCCCTGTTGACCGATTTGAGGATATAGCCAATTGGTTTACGAAGCTGATTCGACAAAATGAAATAAAGCATATTTATTTACAGCCGGCACTGGTTGCTTTTCTTTGGTGTCGCTGGGCAGTGCTGTGCATTTCGCAAAAGAAGTATGGGAAAGTTTTATTCCCTCCTTTTGCTAAATACAATCCCGCTATATTGAGCCGACTAATAAAATTGATCTTTTTCTTAAGAAAAAAATAA
- a CDS encoding LicD family protein, whose protein sequence is MTDTEELREIYNPDGSELRTLQLKMLDILSIVANICDKHNIPYWISGGTLLGAIRHGGFIPWDDDIDIELLFPDYQKLLKILPNELPDNLYLQTPKEKSYRLLFSKVRDRHSIVYSEEEDMASYKEKGLFIDIFPEERSYRWMKNIVDFFYGRAFRRLKRGRPFFSLTYFYEYATSLLLYPIGVLLKYTARGICSITKPDNILHSYGIGNSTNHNAGYMFPVGKVIFEGKEFSAPKEPETYLKKQYGDYITIPPKEKRATHFLKVEYL, encoded by the coding sequence ATGACAGATACAGAAGAACTTAGAGAAATATACAATCCTGATGGTTCTGAATTAAGGACGCTACAGCTGAAGATGCTGGATATATTATCTATTGTAGCCAATATATGTGACAAGCATAATATCCCATATTGGATAAGCGGCGGTACTTTGCTTGGCGCTATCCGGCATGGAGGGTTTATTCCCTGGGATGACGATATTGATATCGAATTGCTTTTTCCCGACTATCAGAAGTTATTGAAAATACTGCCTAATGAGTTGCCGGACAATCTGTATCTGCAAACTCCCAAAGAGAAAAGTTATAGGTTGTTGTTCTCTAAGGTGAGAGACAGACATTCTATTGTTTATTCCGAAGAGGAGGATATGGCAAGCTATAAGGAGAAAGGTCTATTTATCGATATCTTTCCTGAGGAAAGAAGCTATCGGTGGATGAAGAATATTGTTGACTTTTTCTATGGAAGAGCTTTTAGGCGTCTAAAGCGAGGGAGACCATTCTTCTCACTGACATACTTTTATGAATACGCAACGTCTTTGTTGTTATACCCTATAGGAGTATTGTTGAAATATACAGCCAGAGGGATTTGTTCTATTACAAAACCTGATAATATACTACATAGCTATGGAATAGGAAACTCGACGAATCACAATGCAGGGTATATGTTTCCGGTAGGAAAAGTTATATTCGAAGGGAAAGAGTTTTCAGCACCTAAGGAACCTGAAACATATCTGAAAAAGCAATATGGCGATTATATTACCATTCCTCCCAAAGAGAAGCGGGCAACTCACTTTCTTAAAGTTGAATATTTATAG
- a CDS encoding HU family DNA-binding protein, whose amino-acid sequence MNERLSLQDLIDLLAKKQEITKKEAEVFLRELIAVISETIESNESVKIKDFGTFKLVKVNARKSVDVNTGEAIEIAAHYKLSFTPDKLLKEAINRPFAHFESVVLEEGVSFDNIEKDETVNIEEADEEEDVSVDEETNEASPTPTADPQQVENEDFTPELVSEDTTIIETENTSPNTEEEQLEEINNREEEARQSDNEAIAPSETENIPEPITDEVSEERILEYKQRIEEAKLAAKEKDLEYERLVKETRQATKRRKKFVSLGFFIFLIIAAFLIGGLYFQEIARFLTEGPIGNGNTAMVADNQNIDEQKTDTLAVSSDSIAKAKEQDSIAIATEKTLPSENSIKPQTQKTEQPTATKGNTPLAIITIEPGNTLRNISLKYYGHKSFCVYIYEENKDKIKNINSIPLGTKLTIPSPSKYGINLQDQASLDKAKAKERELFKTMGL is encoded by the coding sequence ATGAATGAACGTCTTAGTCTACAGGATTTGATTGATCTTCTGGCTAAGAAACAGGAGATTACAAAAAAAGAAGCCGAAGTATTTCTGCGTGAGTTAATAGCCGTTATATCAGAAACGATAGAAAGCAACGAGTCTGTAAAAATAAAAGACTTTGGAACTTTTAAACTGGTAAAAGTAAATGCACGTAAAAGCGTAGACGTAAATACCGGCGAAGCTATCGAAATAGCAGCTCATTACAAATTGAGCTTCACTCCTGACAAGTTACTAAAGGAAGCTATAAACCGTCCTTTCGCCCACTTCGAGAGCGTCGTTTTAGAAGAAGGTGTTTCTTTTGATAATATAGAAAAAGACGAAACAGTAAATATAGAAGAGGCTGATGAGGAAGAAGATGTTTCTGTAGATGAAGAAACAAATGAGGCCTCACCTACCCCAACAGCAGATCCACAGCAAGTAGAGAATGAAGACTTCACGCCTGAATTAGTGAGTGAAGACACCACTATAATAGAGACAGAAAACACTTCCCCTAATACAGAGGAAGAGCAACTAGAGGAAATAAATAACCGGGAAGAAGAAGCACGACAATCTGATAATGAAGCAATAGCTCCAAGTGAAACTGAAAATATACCTGAACCAATAACTGATGAGGTCTCTGAAGAAAGAATACTAGAGTATAAGCAGAGGATTGAAGAGGCTAAATTAGCTGCTAAAGAAAAAGATCTGGAATACGAAAGGCTCGTGAAAGAGACGAGACAGGCTACTAAGAGAAGAAAGAAATTCGTTTCCTTAGGATTCTTCATATTCCTTATTATTGCAGCATTCCTGATCGGGGGATTGTATTTCCAAGAAATTGCCAGATTCCTGACCGAAGGCCCCATAGGAAACGGTAATACAGCCATGGTTGCTGACAACCAAAATATTGACGAACAAAAAACAGATACTCTTGCCGTATCCTCCGACTCTATAGCTAAAGCGAAAGAACAAGATTCAATTGCCATTGCAACGGAGAAAACCTTGCCGAGCGAAAACTCGATAAAGCCCCAGACTCAAAAGACAGAGCAACCAACAGCCACAAAAGGAAATACACCTCTGGCAATCATAACGATAGAACCGGGTAATACCTTACGTAATATTTCACTAAAGTATTATGGACACAAATCGTTCTGCGTATATATCTACGAGGAGAATAAAGATAAGATAAAGAATATCAACAGCATACCTTTAGGAACTAAACTAACCATCCCTTCTCCATCAAAGTATGGAATAAATCTTCAGGATCAAGCATCTCTAGACAAGGCAAAAGCGAAAGAAAGAGAGCTCTTCAAGACGATGGGACTATAA
- a CDS encoding HU family DNA-binding protein, which translates to MTNQELIAALAKRLSWTQRQTSEVLEATVSIINSNLEENNSVNIQGFGLFETKKKAERISVNPVSKQRFLVPPKITLSFRPGQTIKENLKKLEINE; encoded by the coding sequence ATGACGAACCAGGAATTAATAGCCGCACTGGCAAAACGTTTGAGCTGGACACAGCGTCAGACATCAGAAGTGTTGGAAGCCACAGTTTCTATCATCAATTCAAACCTAGAAGAAAACAACTCTGTTAATATTCAGGGATTTGGATTGTTTGAAACAAAGAAGAAGGCTGAGCGTATTTCTGTTAATCCTGTTTCGAAACAGCGTTTTCTGGTTCCTCCTAAAATTACTTTATCTTTCCGCCCCGGACAAACCATAAAAGAGAACCTCAAAAAACTTGAAATAAATGAATGA
- the rimO gene encoding 30S ribosomal protein S12 methylthiotransferase RimO: MKKNRIDVITLGCSKNLVDSELLMKQLLANGYTVKHDPDKPEGEIAVINTCGFIGDAKEESINMILEFAEAKKARKLSKLFVMGCLTERYMDELKAEIPEVDNFYGKFNWKMLISDLGKSFKQDIALERSITTPKHYAYLKISEGCNRTCSYCSIPIMTGKHQSRPIEEIEEEVRNLVATGVKEFQVIAQDLSFYGYDNYKQAKLPELIERIAKIEGVEWIRLHYAYPANFPYDLLRVMRENDNVCKYLDIALQHVSDNMLTKMRRNISKQATYDLMKRIREEVPGIHLRTTLMVGHPGETKKDFEELLQFVNDMRFERMGAFPYSHEDGTYAYDNYKDSISDATKQERMDLLMSAQEKIAFETNEEKIGKTLKVVVDKEESDYYVGRTEYDSPEVDPEVLIKKNKMLNIGEFYNVKITDTQSFDLYGEVI; encoded by the coding sequence ATGAAAAAAAATAGAATCGATGTTATAACACTGGGTTGTTCTAAAAACCTGGTGGATTCAGAGTTGTTGATGAAACAGCTTTTAGCAAATGGATATACAGTAAAGCACGACCCCGATAAACCGGAAGGAGAGATTGCTGTAATCAATACTTGCGGATTTATAGGGGATGCAAAAGAAGAATCCATAAATATGATTCTCGAATTTGCAGAAGCAAAAAAAGCAAGAAAACTTAGTAAGCTTTTTGTGATGGGATGCCTCACCGAAAGGTACATGGACGAGCTGAAGGCCGAAATCCCGGAGGTAGACAATTTCTATGGTAAGTTTAACTGGAAAATGCTTATCTCTGATTTGGGAAAATCATTCAAACAAGATATAGCTTTAGAACGTAGCATAACAACTCCGAAACATTATGCTTATTTGAAAATATCGGAAGGATGTAACAGAACTTGCTCTTACTGCTCAATTCCTATCATGACGGGCAAACATCAATCTCGTCCGATAGAAGAAATAGAAGAAGAAGTTAGGAATCTGGTAGCTACGGGTGTAAAAGAGTTTCAGGTGATAGCGCAAGACCTGTCATTCTATGGATACGACAATTATAAGCAAGCCAAACTCCCCGAATTGATCGAACGTATTGCAAAAATAGAAGGGGTGGAATGGATACGCCTCCACTATGCATATCCGGCAAACTTCCCTTACGATCTGCTAAGAGTGATGCGAGAAAACGATAATGTGTGCAAATATCTGGATATAGCTCTACAACATGTTAGCGATAATATGCTTACTAAAATGCGACGCAACATATCCAAGCAAGCAACATACGATCTGATGAAGCGTATCCGAGAAGAAGTACCGGGTATACATCTGCGTACAACATTAATGGTAGGTCATCCGGGCGAAACAAAGAAAGACTTTGAAGAACTATTGCAGTTCGTTAACGATATGCGCTTCGAGCGAATGGGAGCTTTCCCTTATTCACATGAAGATGGCACATACGCATACGATAATTACAAGGACAGCATATCAGACGCTACAAAGCAAGAACGAATGGACTTGCTGATGTCGGCTCAAGAAAAAATAGCCTTCGAGACGAATGAGGAGAAAATAGGCAAAACACTGAAAGTGGTTGTAGATAAAGAGGAGAGCGACTATTATGTAGGTCGTACCGAGTACGATTCACCGGAAGTTGATCCCGAGGTCTTGATAAAGAAAAATAAAATGCTTAATATTGGGGAATTTTACAATGTTAAGATAACTGACACACAATCTTTTGATCTGTACGGAGAAGTTATTTAA
- the ftsY gene encoding signal recognition particle-docking protein FtsY → MGLFDFFSKQKKETLDKGLEKTKESMFSKLSRVVAGKSKVDDDVLDDLEEVLITSDVGVNTTLKIIERIEKRVAKDKYINTDELNSILREEIAHLLTENNTTDTEGFSTPEKYKPYVIMVVGVNGVGKTTTIGKLANQLKKAGKSVYLGAADTFRAAAVEQLVIWGERVGVPVIKQAMGSDPASVAFDTLSSAKANNADVVIIDTAGRLHNKVGLMNELTKIKKVMEKIVPEAPHEVLLVLDGSTGQNAFEQATQFTAATDVTALAITKLDGTAKGGVVIGISDQFKIPVKYIGLGEGIEDLQVFTRKEFVDSLFGA, encoded by the coding sequence ATGGGACTATTCGATTTCTTTTCGAAGCAAAAAAAAGAAACTCTAGATAAAGGTTTAGAGAAAACCAAAGAATCTATGTTTTCTAAACTGTCACGTGTTGTAGCCGGCAAATCGAAGGTAGACGATGACGTATTAGATGATTTGGAAGAAGTACTCATTACTTCGGATGTAGGAGTGAATACTACATTAAAAATCATAGAAAGAATAGAGAAAAGAGTTGCAAAGGATAAATATATCAACACAGATGAACTAAATTCAATTCTTCGGGAGGAAATTGCTCATCTGTTGACAGAAAACAATACCACAGATACAGAAGGCTTCTCTACACCCGAAAAATACAAGCCTTATGTGATAATGGTTGTCGGAGTAAATGGTGTTGGGAAAACAACGACAATCGGGAAATTAGCAAATCAGCTTAAGAAAGCAGGCAAATCAGTTTATTTAGGAGCTGCGGATACATTCCGTGCTGCTGCTGTAGAACAATTGGTTATTTGGGGAGAAAGAGTTGGCGTACCTGTAATAAAACAGGCAATGGGCTCCGATCCTGCATCAGTTGCTTTCGACACGCTGAGCTCTGCTAAAGCAAACAATGCGGATGTTGTAATTATAGATACTGCCGGACGCTTGCACAACAAGGTTGGCCTGATGAACGAACTTACCAAAATCAAAAAGGTAATGGAAAAGATTGTTCCCGAGGCTCCCCATGAAGTTCTGCTTGTGCTTGACGGCTCAACAGGACAAAATGCATTTGAACAAGCCACTCAGTTTACAGCCGCTACCGATGTTACGGCTTTAGCTATCACAAAACTGGATGGTACGGCAAAAGGAGGTGTAGTCATCGGCATTTCCGATCAATTTAAAATTCCGGTAAAATATATTGGATTAGGAGAAGGAATCGAAGACTTGCAAGTTTTCACACGCAAGGAATTTGTCGACAGTCTTTTTGGAGCATAA
- a CDS encoding DUF4295 domain-containing protein, giving the protein MAKKAVAGYRDASTKDGRNYAKVIKMVKSPKTGAYTFKEEMVPNESVKDYFTK; this is encoded by the coding sequence ATGGCAAAGAAAGCAGTAGCAGGTTACCGCGACGCTTCAACGAAAGACGGTCGTAACTATGCAAAAGTAATCAAAATGGTAAAATCTCCTAAAACAGGAGCTTACACATTTAAAGAAGAAATGGTTCCGAATGAATCAGTAAAAGACTATTTCACGAAATAA
- the rpmG gene encoding 50S ribosomal protein L33 — protein sequence MAKKAKGNRIQVILECTEHKASGMPGTSRYITTKNRKNTTERLELKKYNPVLKKVTVHKEIK from the coding sequence AAGCAAAAGGAAATAGAATCCAAGTGATACTTGAGTGCACAGAGCACAAAGCAAGTGGTATGCCAGGCACATCACGTTACATCACTACAAAGAATAGAAAAAATACTACTGAAAGATTAGAATTGAAGAAATACAATCCTGTTCTTAAGAAAGTTACTGTACATAAAGAAATAAAGTAA